The Malus domestica chromosome 13, GDT2T_hap1 genome includes a window with the following:
- the LOC103452126 gene encoding small ribosomal subunit biogenesis GTPase RsgA 1, mitochondrial — MPISSMSILRHRTIIPTTAAALPTVAKIIRQISTLRCVSVAAAKQHQNPNVSRKSQPPNKKLLRAKHTFKDYSSLAPVLSPQDKPPLYESQTVGTVAAAQANFMRVIVEPPRSIEDSKVELLCVVKAVLKKIKRRVLVGDKVLVRSIDWVDRRGMIENVYQRSSEILDPPVANVDHLLVLFSMEQPKLEPFALTRFLIEAESTGIPLTLALNKSELVDEEAKAAWKFRLRKWGYKPLFCSVESKHGLDSLAFILRDQTSVIVGPSGVGKSSLINALRSNHHASDAAEGESLFDPISGSKWYGDQLVGQVSTRSGRGKHTTRNVSLLPLSNGGYLADTPGFNQPSLTKVTKQSLAQTFPEIRKMLSDSEPAKCSFNDCLHLGEPGCVVSADWERYPYYFQLLDEIRIREEFQLRTYGTKKEGDVRYKAGDKGVQQAEPRLELKKHRRVSRKSMNQSLLDELDELDDDNLLDEENDAFLKATRDENQ; from the exons ATGCCAATTTCCTCCATGTCCATCCTCCGCCACCGCACCATCATCCCCACCACCGCCGCCGCCCTCCCAACCGTCGCCAAAATCATCCGCCAAATCTCAACTCTCCGGTGCGTCTCCGTCGCCGCAGCCAAACAGCACCAGAACCCTAACGTCTCCAGGAAATCCCAGCCTCCGAACAAGAAGCTCCTCAGAGCCAAACACACCTTCAAGGACTACTCCTCCCTCGCCCCGGTCCTCTCTCCCCAGGACAAGCCCCCGCTCTACGAGTCCCAGACCGTCGGCACGGTCGCCGCTGCCCAAGCCAACTTCATGCGCGTCATCGTGGAGCCTCCCAGAAGCATCGAAGACAGCAAAGTGGAGCTGCTGTGCGTCGTGAAGGCGGTGCTGAAGAAAATTAAGAGGAGAGTGCTGGTTGGGGACAAGGTGCTGGTACGGTCGATTGATTGGGTGGACCGCCGGGGCATGATCGAGAATGTGTACCAGCGGAGCTCCGAGATTCTTGACCCTCCGGTTGCGAATGTGGACCATCTGCTCGTGCTCTTCTCCATGGAGCAGCCCAAGCTCGAGCCGTTCGCGCTCACCAGGTTCTTGATCGAGGCCGAGTCCACCGGAATTCCGCTCACACTCGCTCTCAACAAGTCTGAGCTTGTTGACGAAGAG GCAAAGGCTGCGTGGAAGTTTCGGCTGCGTAAGTGGGGCTACAAGCCCCTTTTTTGCAGTGTTGAATCGAAACATGGACTTGATTCTCTTGCATTTATATTGAGAGATCAAACGAGTGTCATTGTCGGTCCAAGTGGAGTTGGCAAGTCTAGTCTGATTAATGCTTTGAGGAGCAACCACCATGCTTCTGATGCTGCAGAAGGGGAAAGTTTGTTTGATCCA ATTTCAGGCAGCAAGTGGTATGGGGACCAGCTTGTTGGACAGGTTTCAACAAGAAGTGGCAGAGGGAAGCACACTACACGCAATGTCTCGTTGCTTCCATTGTCTAACGGGGGTTATCTTGCTGACACTCCTGGCTTCAACCAGCCTAGTTTAACGAAAGTCACCAAGCAATCTCTAGCACAAACATTCCCAGAG ATCAGGAAGATGCTCAGTGACAGTGAGCCTGCAAAATGCTCGTTCAATGATTGCCTGCATCTTGGTGAGCCGGGGTGCGTGGTTAGTGCTGATTGGGAAAGATATCCATACTATTTCCAACTTCTTGATGAGATCAGAATCAGAGAGGAATTTCAGTTGAGGACGTACGGAACCAAAAAGGAGGGTGATGTAAG GTACAAGGCGGGAGATAAGGGCGTTCAACAAGCTGAACCACGGTTGGAGCTGAAGAAGCACAGGAGAGTATCTCGCAAGAGTATGAACCAATCTTTACTCGATGAATTAGACGAGCTGGATGATGACAACTTACTAGATGAGGAAAATGATGCGTTTCTCAAGGCAACGAGGGATGAAAACCAGTAG
- the LOC103452130 gene encoding putative F-box protein At4g17565 encodes MRSSNTNSTKLPRWSEIPPELLQLLLEKLPSYFVHTLRFKAVCPSWNHAAKSYVSGPSYTPLPQSPWLMLPAQRRKKRLPSDPDVEEEEGCFFSLAEEKVYRIKRNVFRGLRDDFYWSQCVGSSHGWLAIWNPKAGEIFKEIIYLANPICGESRTLPPLHVPFISKVVLSCNPSRNHNFVVVVASHGGGVGRLAFYKHGGGNTAWTKLDFVREHKYCEIVFHNCHLFALCSDHSVHVWDFGETYNHPKKTMELQPLMAQMVYGDGDGIRHRLVESMGEILLVEHGPLLYPSWDEISVPFYVYKLNFDAKRWEKVDSLGDRAIFLVENLSAMSLSTHKLPELEENSIYFTAEVSDSVRDERSCDFFEFHLGVYNLETKVVKSLYKSGLPGNRNDNSEPVWIVPNPQ; translated from the coding sequence ATGAGATCAAGTAACACAAATTCTACTAAATTACCAAGGTGGTCTGAGATCCCACCAGAATTACTGCAGTTGCTCCTGGAAAAGCTTCCCTCATATTTCGTCCACACCCTTCGATTCAAAGCTGTTTGTCCTTCTTGGAATCACGCTGCAAAATCGTATGTCTCCGGCCCATCTTACACACCACTGCCTCAATCTCCATGGCTCATGCTCCCCGCTCAACGCCGGAAGAAGCGCCTCCCAAGTGATCCTGatgtggaggaggaggagggctgCTTCTTTAGCCTTGCTGAGGAAAAGGTTTACAGGATCAAGAGGAATGTGTTTAGAGGCTTACGTGACGACTTTTATTGGTCTCAGTGTGTGGGATCATCACATGGGTGGCTAGCTATTTGGAATCCGAAAGCCGGGGAGATATTCAAAGAAATCATTTACCTTGCTAATCCAATTTGTGGTGAAAGTCGGACGCTTCCTCCGTTGCACGTTCCTTTCatttccaaagttgtcctatcCTGCAACCCCTCTCGCAACCACAACTTTGTCGTTGTGGTGGCGAGTCACGGCGGGGGTGTAGGACGTCTAGCATTCTATAAGCATGGCGGAGGTAACACTGCGTGGACCAAGCTAGACTTCGTTAGAGAACATAAGTACTGTGAGATTGTGTTCCACAATTGCCATTTGTTTGCATTATGCAGCGACCACTCAGTTCATGTTTGGGACTTCGGTGAAACCTACAATCATCCCAAGAAAACCATGGAGTTACAACCTTTGATGGCGCAAATGGTTTACGGTGATGGCGACGGCATAAGGCATCGGTTGGTGGAGTCGATGGGTGAGATTTTGCTTGTGGAGCACGGACCGTTGCTCTACCCTAGTTGGGATGAAATATCAGTGCCTTTTTATGTCTACAAGTTAAACTTTGATGCCAAAAGGTGGGAGAAGGTTGACTCTTTGGGCGATCGTGCTATATTTCTGGTCGAAAATCTATCAGCTATGTCATTATCCACCCATAAATTGCCAGAGCTCGAAGAAAACTCGATTTACTTCACAGCTGAGGTGAGTGACTCGGTGCGCGATGAGCGGTCTTGTGATTTTTTTGAATTTCATCTTGGAGTATACAATTTAGAAACCAAAGTTGTTAAGTCGCTCTATAAATCTGGACTGCCTGGGAACAGAAATGATAATTCGGAACCCGTTTGGATTGTTCCCAATCCACAGTGA
- the LOC139190591 gene encoding signal peptidase complex subunit 1-like encodes MDWQGQKLAEQLMQILLLVFAVVGFATGYITGSFQMMTLTYAGGVVLTTLVTVPNWPFFNRHPLKWLDPSEAEKHPKPQPQPQQHSTSKKKSSKK; translated from the coding sequence ATGGATTGGCAAGGGCAGAAGCTAGCCGAGCAGCTGATGCAGATACTGCTACTGGTCTTCGCCGTTGTGGGTTTCGCCACCGGTTACATAACCGGATCGTTCCAGATGATGACTCTGACTTACGCTGGTGGCGTGGTTCTCACGACATTGGTCACCGTCCCCAATTGGCCCTTCTTCAATCGCCACCCCCTCAAGTGGTTGGACCCGAGCGAAGCCGAGAAGCATCCCAAGCCGCAGCCGCAGCCGCAGCAGCACTCGACCTCGAAGAAGAAATCCTCCAAGAAGTAA
- the LOC103452128 gene encoding large ribosomal subunit protein uL22y yields the protein MVKYSREPDNITKSCKARGSDLRVHFKNTRETAFAIRKLPLVKAKRYLEDVLAHKQAIPFRRFCRGVGRTAQAKNRHSNGQGRWPVKSAKFILDLLKNAESNAEVKGLDVDSLIVSHIQVNQAQKQRRRTYRAHGRINPYMSSPCHIELILSEKEEPVKKEPESQLTTSKSKKSALRSGASS from the exons ATG gtGAAGTACTCAAGAGAGCCCGACAATATCACCAAGT CTTGCAAAGCAAGAGGCTCTGACCTGAGGGTTCATTTCAAg AACACAAGGGAAACTGCATTTGCTATCAGAAAGTTGCCCTTGGTCAAGGCAAAGCGATATTTGGAGGATGTTCTGGCTCACAAGCAGGCCATTCCCTTCCGTCGTTTCTGCCGTGGTGTTGGGCGTACTGCCCAGGCAAAGAACAGGCATTCCAATGGGCAAGGACGCTGGCCTGTCAAGTCTGCCAAGTTCATATTAGATTTGCTTAAGAATGCTGAGAGCAATGCTGAA GTGAAGGGTTTGGATGTTGATTCCCTGATCGTATCTCATATCCAGGTCAACCAAGCACAGAAGCAAAGGCGCCGAACCTACAGGGCTCACGGAAGAATCAACC CATATATGTCATCTCCCTGCCATATTGAGCTGATCCTGTCTGAGAAGGAAGAACCCGTCAAGAAAGAG CCTGAGAGCCAGTTGACAACTAGCAAATCGAAGAAGTCTGCTCTCAGAAGTGGTGCTTCCTCTTAG